The following DNA comes from Trueperaceae bacterium.
CACCTTCTCATGGGTGGTCCACGCGATGGATTACTTCGGGACGGCCGAGGAGTACTGCCTCGAGCTGGAACCGACCACCTACGCCAGCAAGCAGGCGGCGGAACTCGCGCTACGTGCCGGCGAGGCAGATGTGGTCGTCGACGACATCATCGGCGCGGTGACGCTGCGCAACAACGGTATTCCGGTCAAGGCGGTCTACCCGTACAGCAAGGCTACTGGCGGAGTCGTCGTCCCCGTCGACAGCGAGATAACCTCGATACCGGACCTCGAAGGCAAGACGATCGCCGCCTCGAGTCTCGACGACAAGAGTCTTCTTATCCTGCGGGCGCTCACGACCAGCGAGTACGGCTTCGACCCGCAAGAGGACGGCGAGACGTTGCAGGCGGCCCCCTGGCTCATGGCCGGGCTGCTCGAATCCGGCGAGATCGATGCTGGTATTCCGTACTGGCACTTCGTGGCCCGCATGACCGCTACCGGTGAGTTCCGCGATCTGATGATGGTGACCGAGATGCTCGACCAGCTCGGCATGAGGAGCGACCTGCCTATCCTGGTCGTCGTGGCCCGGGATGGAGTCGAGGACGAAGCCGTTCGGAGGTTCATCGAGGCCCTCATCGCGACGACCGACAGGATGCAGAACGATGATGGCATCTGGCAATCGATCCTGGACAACGAGCTCTACAGCCTCCCCGACCCGTCGCTCTTCCCCGAGGTTCGCAAGCGCTGGGAGGCAGGACTGCCTGAGGAATGGAACCAGGAGATGATCGACCAGCTCGTCGAGCTCGTCGACCGCTTGGTGGAGGTAGCCGGGCCCGAAGTGGTGGGCGTGGAACGAATCGATCCTGAGGCCTTCACGACCGAGTTCGCTCCCGAGGGCTGAACAAGGTCGCCTGCACCGGCCGAACTGACATAGTCATTGTCGCCGGACCCG
Coding sequences within:
- a CDS encoding ABC transporter substrate-binding protein; this translates as MKPIHALLLTLALLFAGTAAAQAGECEEVFTVRPGMQATGTFSWVVHAMDYFGTAEEYCLELEPTTYASKQAAELALRAGEADVVVDDIIGAVTLRNNGIPVKAVYPYSKATGGVVVPVDSEITSIPDLEGKTIAASSLDDKSLLILRALTTSEYGFDPQEDGETLQAAPWLMAGLLESGEIDAGIPYWHFVARMTATGEFRDLMMVTEMLDQLGMRSDLPILVVVARDGVEDEAVRRFIEALIATTDRMQNDDGIWQSILDNELYSLPDPSLFPEVRKRWEAGLPEEWNQEMIDQLVELVDRLVEVAGPEVVGVERIDPEAFTTEFAPEG